The following DNA comes from Rhinatrema bivittatum chromosome 17, aRhiBiv1.1, whole genome shotgun sequence.
ggagaaagtgaaAGAGGGAGAAAACTGGTGGGGGCAGAAAGattgggaaggaggaagaggaaaaagaccGGTAAAGTCAGCAGAGAGGGGGATttgacaataaaaacaaaatttaactgCAAATCTTTGGTGGGTTTCAGCTAGTAAGAAAATGTTATTGGGCGGGCAAGAACTGAGATTTCTTTCTGCTAAActggaaaacaaatttaaaaggTAGCATTGGGTGCAACAAGCCTGGCTACAATTACTGGAAACGAAACTAATTTAGGatttaattttggggggggggggggggggggggcgggggggggggggagagagcgcaACCGGTTGCATGGATGAAAGGGGTCTGCTCACCACTAAGTTATGCAATAGTTTTGTTCCATTGTGACAGCACAAATGTCCATAGCTAAAGAGATTTTAGTAATGTTTTGGGGTAGCAACACATGCATAACATGCAATGTACTCATTAACTAAATATAATTAAGTTAGATAATCAAactcatttgtgtgcataaaagccaCTTCCTATGCCTAGCTGTGAAAGTCTTATTTATATAGTTCTGATGCTTGCTTTTGGGGAAGAGGAATCCAAATTATAGTTATATGATGCAAAGTTCCACAATGgcaatcaccacccaggaaaaggatctaggcatcatcgtggataatgcgttgaaatcctctgctcagtgtgcagcagcagcagccaagaaagcaaatagaatgctgggggttattaggaaaggaatggagaataaaacagagaatatcagaatgcctctgtatcactccatggtgcgacctcatcttgagtattgtggttaccacatctcaagaaagatgtagcagaattagaaaaggtacagagaagggcaaccaaaatgataaagcgggtGGAACGATTCCccaatgaggaaaagctaaagaggttaggactcttcccttggagaagagacggctgaggggggatatgatagaggtctataaaatgaatggagtggaataagtaaacgtgaatcagttgtttactctttcgaaaagtacaaaaaccaggggacacacaatgaagttactaggggaaacatttaagacaaatagtattttctcctattttactcaatgcataattaaactctggaattcaaagctgttagtgtggctgggtttacaaagtttagacaagttcttggaagaaaggtccataaaccattattaaggtagacttggggaaatccactgcttaaggctgggataagcagcatgaaatctagcGACAGACTCTCTTGGGCTGAGAGAACCAGATTAGAAGTGGACAAATTCACAGACAAGAAGGGGAAAGGAATTGTGGACAAACTTCCTTTCAACTCAAGTTCAAAAATGAAGAGTCTTCTCTAAgctcaaaaggtaaaaaaaaatcagtcggAATCAGAAAGTCTCGTAAAGTTCTGCAAATCTATGTCCCTCTGAATTGGGCCTAggatttctcaaaaaaaaaaaaaaaaaaggacctgaaAGAAACAGTCCTCAAAACGCCGCAATCCCTGGTGGGGATAGACACAGAAAACAACCACTGCAAATGCAGCATCACATGGGGGCCTAGACAGAatgttcctctctcctccttttaaGTGCATCACATTTCTACAAGGCCACATATCATTGTAGTGATCCCAATGGGGCCCTACATAAGAAGAGAGCAAATCACAAGacctgtatctctctctctttctatatatatatatatcaacaaaACATACAATCAATTCCAAATTtgaaagttatttattttttacaattacactgtaaaaaaaaaaaaaaagcagaatgggGTGTGCATGGTGTGCTCATATGGTTTGACTGCACAGCTCTTAGCAGGGCTGTGGGTTGGCTGCCATGGAGAACTTGGGTGGCTATTGGTTAAGCATGGAGAGCCCACTGGGACAGGTGAAAAGACTCAAGTCCCTGGCAGAGGACAAAACATTGGGCTCTGTTTAGGCTTTGTGCTGGTAAAATTCAGCAAAAATCTTACTTTTAAAACATAAcacatccccctcctccccttatCCAAATATCTTTGTCCATGTTTGTGTGGacaaagttacctggacaaacatGGGCAGGGCTGGAGATGTAGCAAATATGGGCTGACGTATGTAGTCAGATAATGCTCAATATAGCTGATAAGCCGGCGCACACAaagagcaagtctaaagttaccCGAGTAAAGTTTATATAATTGTTTGTTAAAACATACAACTTTCCAATGTACTACAATAACATACAATATGAACAATATGCCAAAAGCAAGAAAATAAACtggcaaaataaaatacataaaaaaaaccaatcaaAAGTGAATATCATTTAAAGATTAAAACCAAAATGCACCACACAAAAAGCAACCACATCCAGGTGTATTTAACCACCAGGAAAATGCTAAAATTCAAaacagaaactagggatgtgaatcgttttttgacgatttaaaatatcgtccgatatattttaaatcgtcaaaaatcgttagaggcgatatttaataggaattcccccgatttatcgtcaaaaatcataaatcggggggaagggggaggggaagggggagggcaggaaaaccggcacactaaaacatccctaaaacccacccgaccctttaaaataaatcccccgccctcccgaacccccccaaaatgtcttaaattacctggggtccagtggggggggtccgctgtgatcttccactctcgggccacgggtgcgttgatagaaatggcgccggtgctactttgccctgtcatttgacagggcaaaggtagcaccggcgccattttgcttcctgtcccccgacgtcacgagcgtaggagatcactcccggacccccgctggacccccagggtcttttggccagcttgggggggcctcctgacccccacaagacttgccaaaagtccagcgggggtccaggaacgaccttctgcactcgaatcgtgttgccgtacggccggcgccattttgcaaaatggcgccggccatatggccattttgccaatatggcaacacgattcgagtgcaggaggtcgttcccggacccccgctggacccccagggacctttggccagcttgggggggcctcctgacccccacaagacttgccaaaagtccagtgggggtccgggaacgacctcctgcactcgaatcgtgttgccgtacggccggcgccattttgcaaaatggcgccggccatatggccattttgcaatacggcaacacgattcgagtgcaggaggtcattcccggacccccgctggacttttggcaagtcttgtgggggtcaagaggcccctccaagctggccaaaagtccctgggggttcagcgggggtccgggagcgatctcctacgctcgtgacgtcaggggacaggaagcaaaatggtgccacctttgccctgtcatatgacagggcaaaggtagcgccggcgccatttctatcaacgcacccgtggcccaagagtggaagatcacagcgggacccccccactggaccccaggtaatttaagacattttgtggggggggttcgggagggtgggggatttattttaaagggtcgggatgggttttagggatgttttagtgtgccggttttcccgccctcccccgatttacacgatatttaaaaaaacaaaaccgcaacgatccgattccctcccccccagccgaaatcgatcgttaagacgatcgatcacacgattcacatctctagaaagctCACAAAGGTCTGAGAGAATAAAAATGTCTGAAGTAACTTTCTgaaatctaaagttatccagaagtTTTCCATGGAATATTCGGGTAACGTTATCTGGATATCTGGGTCATTTTTCCACCTGCTGGCTTACTGAACATGGCCTTCTCTGTTTCTCTTGCATAGAAGTGACTGGTACACTAGAAACGACTGAATCTTTCCTACTAATAATCATAACCACAGCATTTAAATGCTTGTTTCAGATAGACATCACTCTCTCAAGTCAAGGTTTTAATTTACTTACAAAGAAATCAATTCAGAATGTTGTGCAAGAATTAATTCCCCAACTGACCTAATATTAGCACTTAACGGGTTTGTGCTCTGTGGACAGCATTGGTTCTTGACCCGGTCAGTCTTCAGGGTGGCAGGCCAGCCAGGTAGGGTTTCAAGATGTCCACAACAAATGTgtgtgagatagatttgcatatactgctgCAACTgtgtgcaaatctctctcatgagtattcattatggatatcctgaaaacctaactgatAAGAGGATGAGGTCTCCAAGAAAGCATCTCGGAATCTCTGACTTACAAAATGCGCAGCAGAAAGGTTCGTGAAACCGCAGAGAAAGGAAATTGATGGTATGGAGTAATGCGAAGCCAGGCCTTTGGATTCCTGGCTGAAACAGAGATGGATACTGCCTTGACAAATAACGGCACTTGGGACTTTTCCCAAGCATAAGGCACTTACCACTTTGTTTTCCCCTCTGCAGCATTGCGCACACATCTATTTTTgcttatttgggggtttttttgcatacAGATCCCGTTTAATCTCACTATTTTAGGACCCAAACATCTATATCTTTTATTACTAGCCACTCCTTCTGCACACCCGTGACACGTATTTGGAGGCACTCAATTTTGTCTCCTATAACTTTATCTAAATTGTTTATTTCAAAGTGCCCATTCTGAAAGCTTCCAAGTTCCCTGAACTCCCTACATGTCTGTATACCACCAATTTCTGTTTTCTCTTTGCCGGTCTCCAGGTAACCCGAATGGAGAAAGTCTCTGGGGTATTCTGATGATCCCGTTAAGATCAGAATTCTCCGAAGTCTAACTGCTTCTCCAAAAACAACCCTGAAGGTGTTGCCTGGTATCATGTTTTTCCCCCAGAAATAGCCAGCTCCATGCTTACAAACATTCTCCGGTCCGTAGTGTTCGTGCACCTCTATATCAGTGAAGCAGGAAGCTGGAAGAACGTCTCCCAACTTTCTGACTGATTCTTGAAACTCGTCATCCTTCTGATCATTTTTGATACTTAGAAAAGAAGAATAGGAACCCATGTGCTGAAAAAGAGATGGCACCACCTGGATCTTATCGGGTTGGGCTTTGCACTTGTAGAAATGGTCTAGCAGCCAGTCGCAGGGCATCTCGTCATAGAAGAGCAGCAGAAACCGTGCCAGCTGTTGAAGGTCTCTACTCTGGTAGAGTTTTCCGATATATCCCAACTTGGAAAAAGAGATTGTGGTCCAAGAAGGGTTTCGCTCAGTTACTGAATTCTTAATTGCCGTAAGAAAGCCATTGGCACACTTGACGTCATCTTCCAGCATTAAATAGTACCGAGAAAGATTGGCACAGAAGTTAATTAAAAAAGCATAATCTACATTTTGTTTTGACCTGTATTTAACCCTGTCTTCTGCATCATTAAAATTCCTTTTGAGACCCTCTAGGGTTGGGTAGCTGTCCAAAGAGCAGGATATAACAATCATGTGTCCTGCAGCAATGTGCAATTTAAATTTGATTTCAATTTCTTTCGCCGTCTCTCTGCTCACACTGGCATTGTAATCTGCCAGATAGATTACTAGCAGTAATTCCTCCAGTTCTTCTTGGTCTGACTGATCGAAAATAGACTGAATTGTGTCCATCAGATAATTTTCTTTCTGCCGTTTGATGGACGATATCCCAATCGCCATGTagccttgggggaaaaaaaaaaagcaaactataaTCGGTACAAGCAAGCAGCCCTGTCTTCCTCTGCCTTATCACTTTAACCCCAATGCTACTCCTCCCTCCATACTCCCAGAAAGCAGTGACATGGGATGTAAAAGGGGACAGACATCCGGAGAAGGAGCAAATCAAGGATGAAAGCATTAAAAGTGGAACACAAGTAGAGAGAGATTTCCTCTCAAGGTAAGATTACAGTAAAACCAAAGCTCACGTTTTGCTGAGGGACGAGATCCTAACAGATATTCATAAGGAATAGGTAAAGGATCCAAAGCATCTTCTGTAACCATGTAAGTTTGAGGCTGTGGATTCTCTGGCATAGGCGCGCCAGAATTAATTTGCAAAGTGCCATCcttaaacaaagaataaaataagatTATAATTTCCAGCACAAACTAGACAACTAATTCAGTGACCTAAAATTTGACAAATCATCCGTACAAAGGAAGAAAGGTAAAATACTCTGTAAGATGAAGAATAAGCAGTCATAAACTGGTGCCTTCCTTTTCTGCTATGGCTCCCTTGTTGTGGTACCCCAGCTTCCATTAGAGGTCAGGGCTATGGGATGTTTTATTAAAATGAAGGTAACATTTAAATCTAaagttacttttattttattttatagacaTTAGTTATATTGATATGTTACCAATGTAATTTTATTCAAACTTTtactattttctattttattttatgtttttatttactttgtttcttgaaagtttacttttattattttgacAATGTTGTAATCCATTTTGTTCAAATTTTTGCTAAGactgtatataaaaagttttaaataaataaataaaatgttctgcAAGGCATTAAAAACGTGGCTCCTTGGCCCAGTAGTGTAGAGTCACTTCTGCTCTGGGTCCTGGTACTAAGCTGCTCTTGGGGGCTTAGAGTGGGTCGGGTAGGGGTATGAGTTTTGGAGGTTGCGTATTCAGATGGGATTATGGGGTGCTGGGCACGGAGCCTTTAG
Coding sequences within:
- the LOC115079436 gene encoding alpha-1,6-mannosyl-glycoprotein 4-beta-N-acetylglucosaminyltransferase-like codes for the protein MKCLSPFVRYIHFRKVTFLVITLFVLHTMICLIFTRTLKGDADCLQEETPQKGLKDGTLQINSGAPMPENPQPQTYMVTEDALDPLPIPYEYLLGSRPSAKRYMAIGISSIKRQKENYLMDTIQSIFDQSDQEELEELLLVIYLADYNASVSRETAKEIEIKFKLHIAAGHMIVISCSLDSYPTLEGLKRNFNDAEDRVKYRSKQNVDYAFLINFCANLSRYYLMLEDDVKCANGFLTAIKNSVTERNPSWTTISFSKLGYIGKLYQSRDLQQLARFLLLFYDEMPCDWLLDHFYKCKAQPDKIQVVPSLFQHMGSYSSFLSIKNDQKDDEFQESVRKLGDVLPASCFTDIEVHEHYGPENVCKHGAGYFWGKNMIPGNTFRVVFGEAVRLRRILILTGSSEYPRDFLHSGYLETGKEKTEIGGIQTCREFRELGSFQNGHFEINNLDKVIGDKIECLQIRVTGVQKEWLVIKDIDVWVLK